Within the Epinephelus lanceolatus isolate andai-2023 chromosome 9, ASM4190304v1, whole genome shotgun sequence genome, the region gtttcacattacaaatcattgTTTTCCAATGCAGTTTGTCTCGTCACAGATGAGCTACTTACTAAagtggccaacacaaaaatgcaaatggccgtccctagagccagtgttttgtttgtccattgtgtGCCACAATAGAAACATGGCTGAGCAGCATGGCAGACTACATGGACGAGtgcccgctccctatgtagacataaatggctcattctaaggtaacatgacaatgacatatttcttactttcaggtggttataaataaagaatacacacttattatattccatttctaatatatcccctaaatcctacacactggacttttaaatttGGCTTTGAGCTGCATTTCATTGAATTAAAATCATATCAAACTTAAAATAGCACACCTTCGGAGATtaatatatctttaaatgttctGCTTTATTCCAAAGTGTGATTAGAAACAAGAAAAGTCAATGAATGTCATCTCAAAATTTAAAACAACTTATTACTGAAAATCTGAAACATGGTTTGATTATATTTTCAGTGTTGACTGATAACAATGCAAATGAGAAGATATAGTTATTGGCACcatatttgaaaaaataaatagatttcAAAAGCTAATGTTCACATCACGCCatcctatctctctctctcacacacacatacacacacacacatacatacattctcacacacatttactcTCTCAGGCAGTGAAAGTCAATAAAAATGAGCATCAGTAAGACTGCAGGCAGTCAGGCAGGCAGGAGCGCAGTAAAAAGAAATAGACTCTTCGTGGCTTGTACCTGGCACACAAACCACTAAAAGAAAACAGCAATAAAGGGGAACTGACTCATCTCAAATCCAGGTATAAAGAGATGGAGAGTATTTAGATGTTATGTGATACATGTCTCAGGGCCTGCAGAGTTGAGCACATTCCTCCATGAGATacataattaaaaatatatatgacaaaaaagaaaattcatatccactgattttttttccttctgtgtCCGTTTTCTTCTTAATTTTGTCAGTGTGATCTTCGCTTAGTCAGTGGTTGCACTCGTCTGAGttcactgtttttgtcataATATTTCCTGTCACGTCAGGCTGTCTGTACCTTCTCGCCGTGGTGACTTAGCCGCTGGTGAACTCTGTTGgtcatcttctttttcttcttgacTGTTATAATACAGGTCTGCAGGTTTTCGTGCCACAAAGAAGACACAGTCGTAAATGTATCTCAACATAGAGCGGTCGTTCTCTGTGTAGGTGGTCTGAACTGACTCTCTCTCCACCTGCAGGAGAAACAAAATACTGTTTTACTACTGGAACAAGATTTTTGAAGACAAACATGATATTACACAATGAAAAGCCTTTGGTTTACCTCTATGTGGAAGCCGAAGTTAACGATCGCTGTCCGAATGTCTTCGTAACTAAGTTCAACAGACAGCTCGTTTGCCATATTCTCAAAGTGGTACAGCAGTGGACCTAAGGAAACATAGAATTAAAATTTTGAGATAAGTTTACAGAGACCCAAACATTTAACCTTTTTCCTTACAACTGCACTTTCTATTGAGTAAAAAAATTCATCCCACAACACTTTGAAACAAACAGTAACATTGATGTACATCCTAGTCATGGGACGGTGAAATCTTCcttctatttttttaatttgactcACCCAGGTTGATCCACACTCCTCCGGGCTTCAGAATTTTCCAGATAGTCTCCACATACTCAATGACATTATGAGCTGTGTCAATAAAGAAGCAGGTAGCAACACAGTCCCAGGAATCTGACCGTAACAGACAATATATTATAACATGATCACTTCAAATTAATATTGCTAAGGTGCATAATTAACTAATCATCAAGCACTCCTCATTTACAGTATCTCCTCATCAGAGTGGTCTGTCTTATTTTGGGCCATTTAAATATGATCTTATGATGTATGATAAACACTTTTTACCAACAGAGATCAGCTGTATATTACCTGTAACCCATTCTTGAGGCCTGGAGTAGACTCTTGTTTGCATTTGTATTAATAagctgatattaatttgttataGTTAATGTAATCCATCAAACAAATTATGTAGAAGGCCAGACATAATCTCAGAGGTTTTCTGTGATTATTGAAGCCAGAAATCACTGCATCTGCCGGACCTTTTGTAAAAGATTGCGTTACGTGTTTTGCTGCTtctttttatcctttttttgttattttgtgatatggcaacattttaaaactgaaaaGCCACTGGACGTAGTGCGAATTATTTTGTGGAGCTTGGCCCATTTCTCTTTCAGTGTTATGCCATTAATTTGGCCATTTACAAATTAAGGAATACTACAGACaatccacacagcttctactgACCTGGGTCGGTGTAGACTTCCACAAAGTCCCCTGCTACCATGGAGAAGTCTGAATCTAGTGGTAAGCTCTGAGGGTTGACATCAGGGAATCTGATTGATCTTGTTTGGTCGGAGGATTTCTTGTTGTTGCTAAACTGGTGGATCCAGGGGTACAGGGTCAGAGAGTTCACCTTCTCACACCTGAATGGAGCAGTCCAAATTcatgaagacagacagatggatgtgGTATTCAACAGCGTGAGGTCAGAATTATACTGCCAAACAAGTAAATATGAATTATGTGTTCTGATTTTGTTTGTGATCACTAAGACGTACTTAGAATAGAATTAAGTGCAATCGATGGACACCACAAGCAAGCAGAGATATCCTGTATAAATGTATGCATGAAGGTGACAGTTCCTATGTGTTGTGTAAGGCAGTTGGAGTCACAGGAGTGTTTGTGTCAGTATGTACTGTACCTATTGAGAACAAAGTTTGAAGAGAAGAGCATGAAGAAGCTCCATTCGTTGCCCTGGCAAATATAACCCAGCCGTGCTATCTCCCAGGCTAGACGGCCAAGCCCAGCACCCGGAATCAGCACACTCACCTTAGACACATCACTGacataataaaatgtacaaaatgcaCATATCACATGGATAACATGTAGCAAGTCACATCCTCAGAATTATTACAAAACATACTAATACCAAAGCACATGGAAAATTTGTTTGCTTGTATCATTTCGTATCCATGAATCATTCTGTCTTAGCATGCATGCAGATGTTTGTGTGGTAGTCTGACTGAGTGAGCGTGTGTGCTTCCTACTATTGGTCACTTGGGAATAGTCTTTGGATCTCTTGGATGATGGGTTTGTAGCAGGTGTCCCTCTCAGCCCGGCCCGTCTCGCTCCAGTCTCTGACAAACTGCTTTATGGTGGACTTAAGCTTGTCCATGTCAAAAGTGGTGGATGGACGCACCTTTCGTGGATCCTCCTGTCAGTTGATGAAAGACACAAAACCTCTACCTTAATTCCTTGAGTAAATAACAACAAGATACTAAAACCACTACAAACTGTATCTGCATGCAGTTTATGTGTGTGCGGTATATGTACAGTAGACCAGTGTAAGCCAAGCCTTACTCTCTCGCCGTACTCAATGTTCTCAAACATGTGGAGGCTGTTGTGAATGATGGCCTGCAGAATCTCCTGGTTGTGGTCTGCACACTGGCTGATCCGGGCCAGGTTGGACAAAACAT harbors:
- the carnmt1 gene encoding carnosine N-methyltransferase — encoded protein: MAETTGEGPPGGPYFNKERIKYTPEEEARLERQHFWRIIDAFRFYRVHVQEQVKRAERQFLSLPQHHQDLLPDVLSNLARISQCADHNQEILQAIIHNSLHMFENIEYGEREDPRKVRPSTTFDMDKLKSTIKQFVRDWSETGRAERDTCYKPIIQEIQRLFPSDQYDVSKVSVLIPGAGLGRLAWEIARLGYICQGNEWSFFMLFSSNFVLNRCEKVNSLTLYPWIHQFSNNKKSSDQTRSIRFPDVNPQSLPLDSDFSMVAGDFVEVYTDPDSWDCVATCFFIDTAHNVIEYVETIWKILKPGGVWINLGPLLYHFENMANELSVELSYEDIRTAIVNFGFHIEVERESVQTTYTENDRSMLRYIYDCVFFVARKPADLYYNSQEEKEDDQQSSPAAKSPRREGTDSLT